The following are encoded together in the Petrotoga sp. 9PW.55.5.1 genome:
- the fsa gene encoding fructose-6-phosphate aldolase: MEIFLDTANIEEIKTGVVWGIVDGVTTNPTLVSKENAVFEERIKEICETVEGPVSAEVVSTEYAGMVKEARELVKISEYVVVKIPLIPDGIKTIKTLSKEGIKTNATLVFSPLQALLAAKAGATYVSPFIGRMDDIGNTGMEIVEQIKVIFSNYGYETKIIVASVRHPQHVLEAGLVGADVVTVPFNVLDKMFHHPMTDIGLESFLSDWKKYQDYLKNKN; this comes from the coding sequence ATGGAGATTTTTTTAGATACTGCAAATATAGAAGAAATTAAAACAGGTGTTGTATGGGGAATAGTCGATGGTGTTACAACCAATCCAACTTTAGTTTCAAAAGAAAACGCTGTATTTGAAGAAAGAATAAAAGAGATTTGTGAAACTGTAGAAGGACCTGTAAGTGCGGAAGTAGTTTCAACTGAGTACGCTGGAATGGTAAAAGAGGCTAGAGAACTTGTTAAAATTAGTGAGTATGTTGTAGTTAAAATTCCTCTAATACCTGATGGGATAAAGACAATAAAAACTTTATCTAAAGAAGGAATAAAGACAAATGCAACGTTAGTTTTCAGCCCCTTACAAGCACTTCTTGCAGCTAAAGCGGGAGCAACATACGTAAGTCCTTTTATAGGAAGAATGGATGATATAGGAAATACAGGTATGGAAATAGTTGAACAGATTAAAGTTATATTCAGTAATTATGGATATGAAACAAAAATTATTGTCGCTAGCGTGAGACATCCTCAACATGTTTTAGAAGCTGGGTTAGTAGGAGCAGATGTTGTTACCGTACCTTTTAATGTTCTTGATAAGATGTTCCATCATCCAATGACAGACATTGGGCTTGAAAGCTTCTTAAGTGATTGGAAGAAATACCAAGATTATTTGAAAAACAAAAATTAA
- the hcp gene encoding hydroxylamine reductase, whose amino-acid sequence MGMFCYQCQETLRNEGCVFSGICGKTPETANLQDLLIYVLKGISYWSIKAREVEVEDSDVDLYVAEGLFVTITNVNFDEERIVEYINEALEKRNIIEKKFKEAYEKKYGKSFNEEVPDAAIWAPQEKTEEEYLEKAEKVGILSEENEDIRSLKSFLLFGLKGVAAYTDHAYVLKNSNDDILTFIENALSQTLRNDITAEELTNLVLETGKYAVNAMALLDEANTSCFGNPEMTEVYTGTYEEPAILVSGHDLLDLYEILEQTKGTGIKVYTHGEMLPANAYPELKKYDHLVGNYGGSWWKQQQEFEEFGGAIVMTTNCIQKPRESYKDKIFTTGLVGWPEVTHIPNRKDNRQKNFSPVIKKALEIGPIKKREGKKITIGFAHQQTAQVADKIVEAVKAGKISKFYVMGGCDGRNKERNYYTNFAKELPQDTVILTAGCAKYRYNMLDLGDIEGIPRVIDAGQCNDSYSLVLTALKLKEAFGLNDINELPIEYNIAWYEQKAVAVLLALLYMGVKGIRLGPTLPAFLSPNVLETVAKTFDIKTI is encoded by the coding sequence ATGGGAATGTTTTGTTATCAGTGTCAAGAAACTTTACGAAATGAAGGCTGTGTATTTTCAGGTATTTGTGGAAAAACTCCAGAAACTGCTAACCTACAAGATCTTTTAATTTATGTTCTAAAAGGAATATCTTATTGGAGTATAAAAGCAAGAGAAGTAGAAGTCGAGGATTCAGACGTTGATCTCTATGTTGCAGAAGGTTTATTCGTTACGATAACTAACGTTAATTTTGATGAAGAAAGAATTGTGGAATATATAAATGAAGCCCTTGAAAAAAGAAATATTATAGAAAAGAAATTCAAAGAAGCCTATGAAAAGAAATACGGAAAGAGTTTTAACGAAGAAGTACCAGATGCAGCAATATGGGCTCCCCAAGAGAAAACAGAAGAAGAATATCTTGAAAAAGCTGAAAAAGTCGGAATTCTTTCAGAGGAGAATGAGGATATAAGATCACTAAAAAGTTTTCTATTATTTGGATTAAAAGGAGTAGCCGCTTATACAGATCATGCTTATGTATTAAAAAATTCTAACGACGATATTCTTACTTTCATTGAAAATGCTTTGTCACAAACTTTGCGTAATGATATAACAGCAGAAGAATTAACAAACTTAGTTTTGGAAACTGGTAAATACGCAGTAAATGCAATGGCTTTACTAGATGAAGCAAATACTTCTTGTTTTGGAAATCCAGAAATGACGGAGGTTTATACAGGAACATATGAAGAACCTGCCATATTGGTAAGTGGACATGATCTATTAGATCTTTATGAAATTTTAGAACAAACAAAAGGTACAGGAATAAAAGTATATACTCATGGTGAGATGCTTCCTGCAAATGCTTATCCAGAACTAAAAAAATATGATCATTTGGTTGGAAATTACGGAGGTTCTTGGTGGAAACAACAACAAGAATTCGAGGAATTTGGTGGAGCTATAGTCATGACGACTAACTGTATACAAAAACCAAGAGAATCTTACAAAGATAAAATATTTACAACAGGGCTTGTTGGTTGGCCAGAAGTAACTCATATTCCAAATAGAAAAGATAACAGACAGAAAAATTTCTCTCCAGTGATAAAAAAGGCATTAGAAATTGGTCCAATTAAGAAAAGAGAAGGCAAGAAAATTACTATAGGATTTGCACATCAACAAACTGCTCAAGTAGCAGATAAAATTGTTGAAGCCGTAAAAGCAGGGAAAATATCTAAGTTCTATGTTATGGGTGGTTGTGATGGAAGAAACAAGGAAAGAAATTATTATACGAATTTTGCAAAAGAACTTCCGCAAGATACCGTTATTCTTACAGCAGGATGTGCAAAGTACAGATACAACATGTTAGATTTAGGAGATATTGAAGGAATACCAAGAGTTATAGATGCAGGTCAATGTAATGATTCTTACTCCTTAGTATTAACAGCTTTAAAATTAAAAGAAGCATTCGGATTGAACGATATCAACGAACTTCCAATTGAATACAATATTGCTTGGTACGAACAAAAAGCTGTAGCAGTATTACTTGCTCTACTTTATATGGGAGTAAAGGGAATAAGGTTAGGTCCAACATTACCGGCTTTCCTTTCTCCAAATGTCTTAGAAACAGTTGCCAAAACATTTGATATAAAAACTATATAA
- the groES gene encoding co-chaperone GroES, protein MTVKPLGNRLLIKPIVEEKKTEGGIVLPDSAKEKPQKAEVKEVGKLEEDYDIKVGDKVIFSKYAGTEIKIDDEDYIIIDIDDVLAKVED, encoded by the coding sequence ATGACAGTAAAACCACTAGGAAATAGACTACTCATTAAGCCTATAGTAGAAGAAAAGAAGACCGAGGGAGGTATAGTTTTACCCGATTCAGCAAAAGAAAAACCGCAAAAAGCTGAAGTAAAGGAAGTTGGAAAGTTAGAGGAAGACTACGATATCAAAGTAGGAGACAAGGTTATCTTCTCTAAATATGCGGGTACTGAAATAAAGATAGATGATGAAGATTACATCATAATAGACATTGATGACGTATTAGCAAAGGTAGAAGACTAA
- the groL gene encoding chaperonin GroEL (60 kDa chaperone family; promotes refolding of misfolded polypeptides especially under stressful conditions; forms two stacked rings of heptamers to form a barrel-shaped 14mer; ends can be capped by GroES; misfolded proteins enter the barrel where they are refolded when GroES binds) produces the protein MAKILKFNEDARRALERGVNVVADAVKITLGPKGRNVVLEKSWGSPTITNDGVSIAKEIELKDKFEALGAELVKEVASKTNDIAGDGTTTATVLAQAMIQEGLKNVAAGANPILMRNGIAKATDKAVEKIRNSSRKLSSKEDIAHVASISANNEEIGNIIAEAMDKVGEDGVITVEDSKTLETYVEFTEGMQFDRGYISPYFVTNTEKMEAEMKEPYILITDKKISAVKSLVPILEKVAQSGKPLVIIAEDVEGEALSTLVLNKLRGTLESVAVKAPGFGDRRKEMLRDIAILTGGTVISEEVGLTLEDVTINDLGQADVVRVGKEDTIIVGGKGETDAIKERIAQIKAQIENTTSDYEKETLQERLAKLSGGVAVIKAGAATETELKEKKHRIEDALSATRAAVEEGIVAGGGVTLLKIKKDIEEFANTLSGDEKIGAQLVAKSLDAPTKLILRNAGLEPAIIIERILEKNDEAYGYDVLKEKYTNMFEAGIIDPTKVTRSALQNAASISSMLLTTEVLVAEEPKEESHPEMPQTPEMY, from the coding sequence ATGGCAAAAATATTAAAATTTAACGAAGATGCACGAAGAGCTTTAGAAAGAGGAGTTAACGTAGTTGCAGATGCTGTTAAGATTACATTAGGTCCTAAAGGAAGAAACGTGGTTTTAGAAAAGAGTTGGGGTTCACCTACAATAACAAACGATGGTGTTTCAATAGCGAAAGAAATAGAACTAAAAGATAAATTTGAAGCTTTAGGGGCTGAATTAGTAAAAGAAGTTGCTTCAAAAACAAACGATATTGCTGGCGATGGAACAACTACAGCAACAGTCTTAGCTCAAGCAATGATTCAAGAAGGTTTGAAAAACGTTGCTGCTGGTGCAAACCCAATTTTAATGAGAAACGGTATAGCAAAAGCTACAGACAAGGCTGTAGAAAAAATTAGAAATTCAAGTAGAAAACTATCAAGCAAAGAAGATATAGCTCATGTAGCTTCTATTTCTGCTAACAATGAAGAAATAGGTAATATTATAGCAGAAGCGATGGATAAGGTTGGAGAAGATGGCGTTATAACAGTTGAAGATTCTAAAACACTCGAAACATATGTTGAGTTTACAGAAGGTATGCAATTCGACAGAGGATACATCTCGCCTTACTTCGTAACAAATACAGAAAAAATGGAAGCAGAGATGAAAGAACCTTATATCTTAATCACGGATAAGAAAATATCAGCAGTTAAATCTTTAGTTCCAATTTTAGAAAAAGTTGCTCAATCAGGTAAACCATTAGTAATTATTGCAGAAGATGTTGAAGGAGAAGCTCTTTCTACATTGGTTCTAAACAAATTAAGAGGAACATTAGAATCCGTTGCAGTAAAAGCTCCTGGCTTTGGTGATAGAAGAAAAGAAATGCTAAGAGATATCGCAATATTAACAGGCGGAACAGTAATATCTGAAGAAGTTGGATTAACATTAGAAGATGTAACCATTAATGATCTTGGACAGGCTGATGTTGTAAGAGTTGGAAAAGAAGATACTATTATTGTTGGAGGAAAAGGCGAAACAGACGCTATTAAAGAAAGAATTGCTCAAATAAAAGCCCAAATTGAGAATACTACATCTGATTATGAAAAAGAAACATTACAAGAAAGATTAGCAAAACTTTCTGGTGGGGTTGCTGTTATCAAAGCTGGTGCAGCTACAGAAACTGAATTAAAGGAAAAGAAACATAGAATTGAAGATGCACTTTCAGCAACAAGAGCTGCAGTAGAAGAAGGAATCGTTGCTGGTGGTGGAGTAACGTTACTAAAAATAAAGAAAGATATAGAAGAGTTTGCTAACACTCTATCTGGTGATGAAAAAATAGGCGCTCAATTGGTAGCAAAATCATTAGATGCCCCAACAAAACTAATTCTTAGAAATGCCGGATTAGAACCAGCAATTATTATAGAAAGAATATTAGAAAAAAATGATGAAGCATACGGTTATGATGTTTTAAAAGAGAAATACACAAACATGTTTGAAGCTGGTATAATCGATCCAACAAAAGTTACAAGAAGTGCTCTACAGAATGCGGCATCAATATCTTCCATGCTTTTAACTACAGAAGTTTTGGTAGCAGAAGAACCAAAAGAAGAAAGTCACCCAGAAATGCCACAAACCCCAGAAATGTACTAA
- a CDS encoding Crp/Fnr family transcriptional regulator: MDRFIDIISRINIFSNFTKGELLKIFGNTSYHIKEYSKGTLIRNSGERVEEFMILVDGQVITEMVDFNGKSLEIERIKAPDILASALLFAKENYLPVDVIAATNVTLICIEKKYLIKSFKENSDFLLSFLEDIGEKFLFVAEKLRMNTFNTIRDKFTMYLLNLYNQQNKSIELKIPLTLEELSNLFGIERPSLSRVISEMQKEGLFEKNGDRIILKKLKK, from the coding sequence TTGGACAGATTCATCGATATAATAAGTAGAATAAATATTTTTTCAAATTTTACTAAGGGTGAATTACTTAAAATATTTGGTAATACATCTTACCATATAAAAGAGTATTCAAAAGGAACTTTGATAAGAAATTCTGGAGAAAGAGTAGAAGAATTTATGATTTTGGTTGATGGTCAAGTTATTACAGAAATGGTTGATTTTAACGGAAAATCTTTAGAAATTGAAAGAATAAAAGCACCTGATATCTTAGCTTCCGCTTTACTTTTTGCGAAGGAAAATTATTTGCCCGTAGATGTAATAGCAGCAACCAACGTAACTTTAATTTGCATTGAGAAAAAGTATTTGATTAAATCTTTCAAAGAAAATTCTGACTTTCTTTTGTCTTTTTTAGAAGATATTGGAGAGAAATTTCTATTTGTCGCTGAAAAATTAAGAATGAACACTTTTAATACAATTAGAGATAAGTTCACGATGTATCTTTTAAATCTATATAATCAACAAAATAAATCAATTGAATTGAAAATACCTCTTACTTTAGAAGAGCTTTCAAATTTATTTGGAATAGAAAGACCTTCATTATCAAGAGTAATTTCAGAAATGCAAAAGGAAGGTTTATTTGAAAAAAATGGAGATAGAATTATTTTAAAAAAATTGAAGAAATAA
- a CDS encoding DUF401 family protein, with protein MVISIKLIKKVHWAIFIATIITAIVSLNLNYIGRGLIETLTQKDFYEVILVIYGIYLLSDTMKRSGSSQIFAKNIESLFNSRQAIGLMPMLLGLLPMPGGAMFTAPMVKDISDENKIDRVEATAMNYWFRHSMEFFWILYPALILESALTGINLTRLLLLQLPIGLFAIMGGWIYFKNGKIKVKKDKDNWISLFKSILPIIIIIIGVVSSLPGWIVVLIVSLVYTIYNKNYKDILNIRGETILLLLFVFWYKNFITVSNLSNDFVGNLTLWGVSPWWIIMISPIVIGLITGITQAGFAVTMPIALSFVEAGIIPLVPVAITTYFFSVLGVLLSPVHLCLLLTTKYFEVSIYSVIKKIIIPIICAIIGYILIMFFYIF; from the coding sequence ATGGTAATATCCATAAAATTAATCAAAAAAGTTCACTGGGCTATTTTCATTGCAACTATTATAACAGCAATAGTTTCTTTGAATTTGAATTATATAGGCAGGGGTTTGATAGAAACTTTAACACAAAAAGATTTTTACGAAGTTATTCTTGTTATTTATGGAATCTATCTGTTATCAGATACGATGAAAAGAAGCGGTAGTTCTCAAATATTTGCCAAAAATATAGAATCTCTTTTTAATTCAAGACAAGCAATTGGTTTAATGCCGATGTTGCTTGGGTTACTTCCTATGCCAGGAGGGGCAATGTTTACAGCTCCGATGGTTAAAGACATATCAGATGAAAATAAAATTGATAGAGTTGAAGCAACGGCTATGAATTATTGGTTTAGACATAGCATGGAATTTTTTTGGATTTTATATCCTGCTCTTATACTAGAAAGTGCCTTGACTGGAATAAATCTTACTAGATTATTGTTGCTTCAATTACCAATAGGATTATTTGCTATAATGGGAGGATGGATCTATTTCAAAAATGGAAAAATAAAAGTAAAAAAAGATAAAGATAATTGGATAAGTCTTTTCAAATCTATTTTACCAATTATTATCATAATTATTGGTGTTGTATCTTCTCTTCCGGGATGGATAGTAGTATTAATTGTTTCCTTAGTTTATACAATTTATAATAAAAATTACAAAGATATTTTAAATATTAGAGGGGAAACCATTTTGTTGTTACTATTTGTTTTTTGGTATAAAAATTTTATAACCGTTTCAAACTTATCAAATGATTTTGTTGGTAATTTAACTCTTTGGGGAGTAAGTCCTTGGTGGATAATAATGATATCCCCTATTGTGATTGGTTTAATAACAGGAATAACCCAAGCAGGTTTTGCCGTTACTATGCCTATAGCTTTGTCTTTTGTTGAAGCAGGAATAATACCTTTGGTTCCAGTGGCTATAACAACATACTTTTTTTCGGTTTTGGGAGTTCTCCTGTCACCAGTACATCTTTGCCTTTTACTAACGACTAAATACTTCGAAGTAAGTATCTACTCTGTTATAAAAAAGATAATTATTCCTATAATTTGTGCTATAATAGGATATATTTTAATTATGTTCTTTTATATTTTTTAA
- a CDS encoding cupin domain-containing protein, translating into MSNKEIDKVLLNNVSILKDLVGYQQGNVVSRTIVDKTTGTVTLFAFTKDQGLSEHTAPYDALVHVLEGEAEIIIDGKSYNLKEGEAIIMPANHSHGLTAKNEFKMILTMIKA; encoded by the coding sequence ATGTCTAATAAAGAAATCGACAAAGTTTTATTAAATAACGTTTCTATACTCAAAGATTTAGTTGGTTATCAACAAGGGAATGTTGTCAGTAGAACTATTGTTGATAAAACAACGGGAACGGTAACATTATTCGCTTTTACTAAAGATCAAGGATTGAGTGAACACACAGCACCTTATGATGCATTAGTTCATGTTTTAGAAGGCGAGGCAGAAATTATTATAGATGGAAAATCTTATAATCTTAAAGAAGGAGAAGCAATCATAATGCCTGCAAACCATTCTCATGGATTAACTGCAAAAAATGAATTTAAAATGATTTTAACTATGATAAAGGCATAA
- a CDS encoding HD domain-containing phosphohydrolase, translated as MVKKYILVTLMLIMFLNAFSNILNVIFGDYYPDIYIDNEGIISGFAVDILKEVEKNSNLTFNITIMNWDEAYETFLNTDDYDLIGLIIPTKERKEIFNFFDSVISSTPFIMTLYDNNKTYNELKNYEIGILKNSFLKGVLENEGFNNIIEYSTTDEIIKDLLDKKIESAAIEDERVIQRYLILNDLKPNIKYMKIFDPQPLTFASKINSKNEALKEFDRTLKTVLKSSDFELIQNLWMGIDTSYILERQKQANRLLIFSIVILSGFFIALIFFNIRSRTMVKNIKLTNKELENSFEKISILSDENKELSEKLEKIHSIFYSFIESNDTKSILNNSLEGLINLLPEAEAGSIGLVSDHTWKIYAAHGFPKDIYNAYLPIEEVIKVGKHVKEINNLNDYNQNIPKETENIFSKIESSQIKSSLFIDLYNGELFLGNISVNSKKALTFSESSKKIMEIFGRLIEIFIDLKFKEREAIDAYNYSLQKLSNVAENFDSETNIHMERICDISYEIAKKLDLKEETCQEIKRYAYYHDIGKILIPIEILKKPRELTPTEFLIIKKHTEYGAEIIGDAEIFKVAKNIALYHHERWDGTGYPFGLKGEDIPIEARIVAIADVYDALRSRRPYKKSFTHEQSMKIITVGDERTSPTHFDPKVLDIFKKIIENFKKRY; from the coding sequence ATGGTTAAAAAATATATTTTGGTTACTCTTATGTTAATTATGTTTTTAAATGCGTTCTCAAATATATTAAATGTAATTTTTGGAGATTATTACCCAGATATTTACATTGATAATGAAGGAATAATATCCGGTTTTGCTGTAGATATTTTAAAAGAAGTAGAAAAAAATTCTAATCTGACATTTAATATAACGATAATGAATTGGGATGAAGCCTATGAAACTTTTTTAAATACAGATGATTATGACTTGATTGGTCTAATTATTCCAACCAAAGAAAGAAAAGAAATCTTCAATTTTTTTGATTCAGTTATATCTTCTACGCCATTCATAATGACTTTATACGATAATAATAAAACTTACAATGAACTAAAAAATTATGAAATAGGGATTTTAAAAAACAGCTTTTTAAAAGGAGTCTTGGAAAACGAAGGATTTAACAACATAATAGAATATTCTACAACTGACGAAATCATAAAAGATTTATTAGATAAAAAGATTGAATCAGCTGCTATAGAAGATGAAAGAGTCATTCAAAGATACTTAATTTTGAACGATCTAAAGCCAAATATAAAATATATGAAAATCTTTGACCCACAACCTTTGACTTTTGCTTCCAAAATTAATAGTAAAAATGAGGCATTAAAAGAATTTGACAGAACACTAAAAACTGTTTTAAAAAGCTCAGATTTTGAGTTAATTCAAAATTTATGGATGGGTATAGATACTTCATATATTTTAGAACGTCAGAAACAAGCGAATAGACTTCTAATATTTTCTATAGTTATTCTTTCAGGTTTTTTTATTGCATTGATTTTTTTTAATATTAGAAGTAGAACGATGGTAAAAAATATAAAATTAACTAATAAAGAACTAGAAAACTCATTTGAAAAAATATCAATTTTAAGTGATGAAAATAAAGAGTTAAGTGAGAAATTAGAAAAAATTCATAGTATCTTTTATTCTTTCATTGAAAGTAACGATACCAAAAGTATTTTAAATAATTCTTTAGAAGGTTTAATTAATTTATTACCAGAAGCTGAAGCAGGAAGTATAGGCCTTGTTTCTGATCATACCTGGAAAATCTATGCAGCACATGGATTTCCTAAGGATATATACAATGCATATTTACCGATTGAAGAAGTTATCAAAGTAGGAAAACACGTTAAAGAAATAAATAATCTAAATGATTACAATCAAAATATTCCAAAAGAAACTGAAAATATTTTTTCAAAAATAGAATCGTCACAAATAAAAAGTAGTTTATTTATAGACTTATATAATGGAGAATTATTCTTAGGCAATATTTCAGTTAATTCCAAAAAAGCATTGACTTTTTCAGAAAGTTCCAAAAAAATTATGGAAATTTTTGGAAGATTAATTGAGATTTTTATTGATTTGAAATTTAAAGAAAGAGAAGCAATAGATGCATATAATTATTCTCTACAGAAACTAAGTAATGTAGCTGAAAATTTTGATTCTGAAACTAATATCCATATGGAAAGAATATGCGATATAAGTTATGAAATAGCAAAAAAATTGGATCTTAAAGAGGAAACTTGCCAAGAAATAAAAAGGTATGCATATTATCATGATATTGGTAAAATATTAATCCCTATAGAAATTCTAAAAAAACCAAGGGAATTAACTCCTACGGAATTCTTAATAATTAAAAAACACACAGAATATGGCGCAGAAATAATAGGAGATGCGGAAATTTTTAAGGTCGCAAAAAACATTGCTCTCTATCATCATGAAAGATGGGATGGAACAGGGTATCCATTTGGTTTAAAAGGAGAAGATATTCCTATTGAAGCTAGAATTGTTGCTATCGCAGATGTTTATGATGCTCTCCGCAGTAGAAGGCCGTACAAAAAAAGTTTTACTCACGAGCAAAGCATGAAAATAATAACTGTGGGGGATGAAAGAACATCTCCAACACATTTTGATCCAAAAGTATTAGATATTTTTAAGAAAATTATCGAAAATTTTAAAAAAAGGTATTAA
- a CDS encoding aldo/keto reductase translates to MRFKKFGKTDMNVSVVGYGAWELGGNWGPIDRENAVKILNLAYENGVNFFDTAPVYGLGMSEESVGEFLKGKKRESLYIATKCGLEWDQKGRIRNNLKKERVLKEIDDSLKRLKTDYVDLYQIHWPDPNTPLQETAEALQKILDSKKARYIGVSNLSSMQIEELAKYVDIVSTQNYYNLLVRNIEKELFPVVKKYDLAVIPYSPLAKGLLTGKISKDFVPDRRDPRAMDEIFKNRDLFEKNVEKVEELKILSNRIGRPLSQLAINWLLHHDEVPTVIAGTKDEMHLMENIEAGDWELSEDIYLKIEKIIED, encoded by the coding sequence GTGAGATTTAAAAAGTTTGGAAAAACAGATATGAATGTATCAGTTGTTGGTTATGGTGCATGGGAGTTAGGCGGTAACTGGGGCCCAATAGATAGAGAAAACGCTGTTAAGATATTAAATTTAGCTTATGAAAATGGAGTTAATTTTTTTGATACAGCTCCAGTTTATGGACTGGGTATGTCAGAAGAAAGTGTTGGGGAATTTTTAAAAGGCAAAAAAAGAGAGAGTTTATATATTGCAACAAAATGTGGTCTTGAGTGGGATCAAAAAGGAAGAATAAGAAACAATTTAAAAAAAGAAAGGGTTTTAAAAGAAATTGATGACTCTTTAAAAAGACTTAAAACAGATTATGTAGATCTTTATCAGATTCATTGGCCAGATCCAAATACCCCTTTACAAGAAACTGCAGAAGCATTACAAAAAATATTGGATAGTAAAAAAGCTAGGTATATAGGAGTTTCTAATCTTAGTTCTATGCAAATAGAAGAATTAGCCAAATATGTTGATATTGTCTCTACACAAAATTATTATAACTTATTGGTAAGAAATATTGAAAAAGAGTTATTTCCAGTAGTAAAGAAATATGATTTGGCTGTGATTCCTTATAGTCCATTAGCTAAAGGCCTATTGACAGGGAAAATTTCTAAAGATTTTGTGCCAGATAGAAGAGATCCAAGAGCAATGGATGAGATTTTTAAAAATCGTGATTTATTTGAGAAAAATGTCGAAAAAGTGGAAGAATTGAAAATTTTATCCAACAGGATAGGAAGACCTCTTTCTCAGTTGGCTATAAATTGGTTATTGCATCATGATGAAGTTCCAACGGTTATTGCTGGTACAAAAGATGAAATGCATCTTATGGAAAATATAGAAGCAGGAGATTGGGAATTGAGTGAAGATATTTATCTTAAGATAGAAAAGATAATAGAAGATTAG
- a CDS encoding phosphatase PAP2 family protein — protein sequence MSKKFFLIILLFIFSHSFFSNDLLTKESTDINRFNFNFDDLSRSFIKENNNNTLESISEFLTNYDYFFLVLLPISGYSAGYLLNDDKLKKVATDSILSSALTGSIIITTKIFVGRERPNPENDTYSFKPFAPLTEGSTYTSFPSGHSAVSWAAYTPYAMQYNPWIFSIPFSISLSRLIEDRHWLSDVVVGSLIGYYVASYMYYR from the coding sequence ATGTCGAAAAAATTTTTTTTAATAATTTTATTATTTATTTTTTCACATTCATTTTTTTCTAACGATTTGCTAACTAAGGAAAGTACTGATATAAATAGGTTTAATTTCAACTTTGATGATTTGAGTCGTAGTTTTATTAAAGAAAATAATAACAATACATTAGAATCTATTTCAGAGTTTTTAACTAACTATGATTATTTTTTCTTAGTATTACTACCAATAAGTGGATATAGTGCGGGTTATTTATTAAATGATGATAAATTAAAAAAAGTCGCTACAGACTCCATTCTTTCTTCTGCATTGACGGGTAGTATAATTATAACTACAAAAATTTTTGTGGGAAGAGAAAGGCCAAATCCTGAAAATGATACATATTCTTTTAAACCGTTTGCCCCTCTTACTGAGGGTTCCACGTACACATCTTTCCCTTCAGGACATTCTGCTGTTAGTTGGGCAGCTTATACCCCTTATGCAATGCAATACAATCCTTGGATCTTTTCAATTCCTTTTAGCATTTCTCTTTCTCGTCTTATTGAAGACAGGCATTGGCTATCGGATGTTGTGGTAGGTTCCTTAATTGGTTATTATGTTGCTTCTTATATGTATTATAGATAA